A genome region from Etheostoma cragini isolate CJK2018 chromosome 4, CSU_Ecrag_1.0, whole genome shotgun sequence includes the following:
- the LOC117943472 gene encoding elastase-1-like: MGRSLQSRKFQETAEMFRVLVFTSLAALVLAELTPEPRYLEDIAEGRVVGGEVARANSWPWQISLQYKSGSSFYHTCGGTLIKRGWVMTAAHCVDRSRTWRVVLGDHNINSNEGREQYMSVSHVHIHPNWNTNNVAGGWDIALLRLSSEASLNNYVQLAALPPAGQVLPNKNPCYITGWGRTQTGGQLSAQLKQAFLPVVDHNTCSSYGWWGSTVKNSMVCAGGGRDSGCQGDSGGPLNCSVNGNWVVHGVTSFVSASACNANQKPTVFTRVSAYTSWMNSIMG; encoded by the exons ATGGGCAGAAGTCTCCAGAGCAGAAAGTTTCAGGAGACCGCAGAAATGTTCAGGGTTCTTGTTTTTACCTCTCTCGCAGCCCTCG TGCTGGCTGAGCTGACTCCCGAGCCCAGGTACTTAGAGGATATTGCTGAGGGGAGAGTTGTGGGAGGCGAGGTGGCCAGAGCCAACTCCTGGCCCTGGCAG ATCTCTCTTCAGTACAAATCTGGCAGCAGCTTCTACCACACCTGTGGAGGAACCCTGATCAAGAGAGGATGGGTCATGACCGCTGCTCACTGTGTGGACAG ATCCAGGACTTGGCGTGTTGTTCTTGGAGATCACAACATCAACTCCAATGAGGGCAGAGAGCAGTACATGAGCGTGAGTCACGTCCACATCCACCCCAACTGGAACACCAACAACGTTGCTGGAGG GTGGGACATTGCTCTTCTGCGTCTGTCCTCCGAGGCGTCTCTCAACAACTACGTCCAGCTCGCCGCCCTGCCCCCCGCTGGTCAGGTCCTGCCCAACAAAAACCCCTGCTACATCACTGGATGGGGTCGCACCCAGA CTGGAGGTCAGCTGTCTGCCCAGCTGAAGCAGGCCTTCCTCCCTGTTGTTGACCACAACACCTGCTCCAGCTACGGATGGTGGGGTAGCACTGTAAAGAACTCCATGGTCTGTGCTGGTGGTGGCAGGGATTCTGGTTGCCAG GGTGACTCCGGCGGCCCCCTGAACTGCAGTGTCAACGGCAACTGGGTCGTCCACGGTGTGACTAGCTTTGTGTCTGCCTCGGCCTGCAACGCCAACCAGAAGCCCACCGTCTTCACCCGGGTCTCTGCCTACACCAGCTGGATGAACAGC ATCATGGGTTGA
- the LOC117943473 gene encoding elastase-1-like: protein MLRFLLLTSLAALVLAELGPQPRYLEDSFERVVGGEVASPNSWPWQISLQYKSGSSYYHTCGGTLIERGWVMTAAHCVDSSRTWRVILGEHDLNINSGREQIMTVSNVYIHPRWDSNRVSSGFDIALLRLSSLATLNSYVQLGSLPPSQEILPNNNLCYITGWGRTSTGGSLSAQLKQAYLPLVDHQTCSSPAWWGSTVKTSMVCGGGGAESGCNGDSGGPLNCLVNGKYYVHGIASFVSGLGCNAPKKPTVFTRVSAYIEWMDSIMM from the exons ATGCTCAGGTTTCTATTGTTGACAAGTCTCGCAGCCCTGG TGCTGGCTGAGCTGGGGCCCCAGCCCAGGTACCTGGAGGACAGCTTTGAAAGAGTTGTTGGAGGTGAGGTGGCCAGTCCCAACTCCTGGCCCTGGCAG ATTTCTCTTCAGTACAAATCTGGCAGCAGCTACTACCACACATGTGGAGGGACCCTGATTGAGAGAGGCTGGGTCATGACTGCTGCTCACTGTGTGGACAG CAGTAGGACGTGGCGTGTCATTCTCGGTGAACATGACCTCAACATCAACAGTGGCAGAGAGCAGATCATGACAGTCAGCAATGTTTATATCCACCCCAGATGGGACTCCAACAGAGTGTCTTCTGG GTTCGACATTGCCCTGCTGCGTTTGTCCTCTCTGGCCACCCTGAACTCCTACGTACAGCTGGgctctctgcctccctcccaAGAGATTCTGCCCAACAACAACCTCTGCTACATTACCGGATGGGGACGTACTTCCA CTGGTGGCAGCCTGTCTGCCCAGCTGAAACAGGCCTACCTTCCTCTGGTTGACCACCAGACCTGCAGCAGCCCAGCGTGGTGGGGCAGCACCGTCAAGACCAGCAtggtgtgtggtggtggtggtgcagagTCTGGATGCAAT GGTGACTCTGGCGGCCCTCTGAACTGCCTTGTTAACGGAAAATACTACGTCCATGGTATTGCCAGCTTCGTGTCTGGTTTGGGATGTAACGCGCCCAAGAAGCCCACCGTCTTCACCCGTGTCTCCGCCTACATCGAATGGATGGACTCT ATCATGATGTAA